TCCATTAAAGCTTACGGGAATAGCCTGTCCGCTTTCTGTATAACAACCAAGTCCACTCGTATCATGCATTGCCATAATTTCAAACCTGACTAAGGGCTCATCAATTTCTAAAGGCTCTGGCACAACTTTACGAAGTGCATCCATATCTGTACGATATACAATGTTAAAATACTCACGATTATGAAATTTATAGGGTCCTCTAGGAAATGCAGGCGAAGTTAATGGCGTGCTAATTTGTTTAATTACTTCATCCTTTAACATAAAAGTCACCTTCCTAAATTTAATAATGTTTAGCTTTTCTAACATACTTTATCTTCACATTATAAATCGCCTCTAGTCCTATTTATTTATATTTACATTATAACACATATTGTTTTTTTAAGTAAATTTTTACACCATATATTAATTTTTTCTACTAGCTTTCGAAAATAAAAGTACACTTCCTAAAAATTCTGCATAATAGATTTATATAAACTTATGTGGAGGTGTTTTTATGAATTCAGGCGATATAGTGTCTCTTATAGGCAATGTTGGCTTTCCCATAGCTGTATCAATATACCTTTTAGTTAGAATAGAAGGTAAAATGGAAGCCCTTACAAGCTCCATAAATAATCTCACAAACACTATAAACAATTCCAATACAAAAAATAAATAAATTGGAGGTTTTTTAATGAAGCCTTTATCTAACGAAAACCTAAATATTTTGGTTCTTAAATCACGCTCTGGTGATAATGCCTCTTTAAATAAAATATTTAACTATTTTGGCCCATTTATAAAAAGTTTCACTAAAAACATATATATAAGAAACTTCGACAAAAGCGATATATACGAGGAATGTAACTTTTCAATTCTGTTATCAATCAAAAAATGTGACATAAAAAAATATAACTTCACTGCTTACACCATAAGTTCCATTAAAAATAACATATATTATAAAATAAGAAATCAAGCAAAATTCCAGTCTGAATTAAGCCTTAACGCAAAAGTAACTGACCAAAACTGCACTTTTCAAGATATTCTTATAGATAAAACGAATCATTTTAAGAACTTATCTATCAAAAATGCCTTAACCAGTTTAGACAAGAAAGAACAAGATATTATAGACCATA
This DNA window, taken from Clostridium acetobutylicum ATCC 824, encodes the following:
- a CDS encoding YvrJ family protein encodes the protein MNSGDIVSLIGNVGFPIAVSIYLLVRIEGKMEALTSSINNLTNTINNSNTKNK
- a CDS encoding sigma-70 family RNA polymerase sigma factor; translation: MKPLSNENLNILVLKSRSGDNASLNKIFNYFGPFIKSFTKNIYIRNFDKSDIYEECNFSILLSIKKCDIKKYNFTAYTISSIKNNIYYKIRNQAKFQSELSLNAKVTDQNCTFQDILIDKTNHFKNLSIKNALTSLDKKEQDIIDHIYFLGYSSIEYSKKSGINYRTCLRRKNSALKKLKRKLN